The DNA region atatatagcaatttaGAATGTATCCGTAATTGAGAATAACAAATTAGTGATAAATAAGCATATATAATTGTaaaagtttttggttttggttacaagaaaaagaagactCTTTTAAATCCTTTCTTCTTTCATAAATGGATTTATTACATTATTATCATCACAAGCATTtcattctctttctttctctttatttttttttaaaaaggaatttTACAATTAGAATAGAATTTCTCTATTTCACTACTATTtgtttaaatctaatttttactctcaaaacaaagttgcttattaaatatgatttagtgctttaaaaattattaaattaatgtgtttttaaaatatttttataattttaatatattagtattaaaattaaaagagataaaaatcatttttatattttttttgttaaaaaaatctcGACACGGTACCGGACACTACTCCAATCCAGCAAAAAAAACTGCAATCCAAGACACACAAGGACATATTGGTCATTTGAGCTCTCAGAGTCAGAAAAGGACAATGTTAAATTATAAGAAGCTTTGACTTGTCGATTTCAATCACCATCTTGATGTGGCCAATGAGGGAGTGCCATGTGCAATAGAGCTTCAATGAGACAGCTCACTGTAACGATGACCACACAAGCACACACATGAACCCTACCTTCCTTAACCCAAACGGCTCGCAACCGACCACGTTTATATCAATCAAAATCATGCTGCAACTCCCAAACCCCATATTTCTAGTCCCCACACACATGCCCTTGCACTAACTCTCACACAATATCACACCAATACACATCCTCTTATATCACCCCAAATCTCTCCCTTTCCTTCCATACCTCTCACCAgatcaaacaaaaaagagatATACAGTGCTGTTTACGAGCATGTACTCTGCTAGTGACCAGATGATGTTTCAATGCCCTCCCAGGCCATTGCCAATGGAGAGAAAATGGAAATCCAACATCGAAGTTGCTCCAAATTGCCCTCGCTGTGCTTCTCCGAACACGAAATTCTGCTACTACAACAACTACAGCTTGTCACAGCCTAGGTATTTTTGTAAGGGTTGTAGAAGGTATTGGACTAAAGGAGGGTCGCTAAGAAATGTTCCTGTAGGTGGTGGTTGTCGCAAGTATCGCAGAGCGAGGTCCTCTAAGATCTCGCAGAATGAACGTGCTGCTGATTATAGTAGGGCTAATGAGACATTAGCTTGTTCCTCGAATAAAGACTCAGTGGCTCAACAAGATGGAGCCAATGGATCCGATATTGATCTAGCTGCTGTTTTCTCTAAGTTCTTGAATCAAGACTTGAGTTATGGGCCCGAGTTTATTGGTGAAGAATTGCGCGATGAGGGCAGTGAGTTGGTTAATATATCGAATTCTTCAACCCCAATATCAGACAGCTACCAAAATGATCCGATGATGGAAAGCCTGAAGCGGTCTGATCTGGCCCAAGAATCCAATTTACCTGAAGGGAGATCTCAGGTGCTTGTAGGAGAGAATCAACAAATTGAAGAGGAGAGATTTCAAGAACTCATCGAAAGGCAAGACATGAATGCATTTGGGTTGCAAAATTTACTGATCGATGAAATTGTGCAAGATGCTCTGTGGTCAGATGATGCGACCTTGCCTAATGTTCCTAACTGGCAACCCATGGTACAATTGCAagattttgattcattttcagTGGATGATCGTCTAAAGATTTCAGCCAATTTTACCAGCGACAACAATTGGAGCTCTTTTGATCTCTCGGGGTTTGAGGTTTTTCCAAGACCTTGATACATACTCTGCTATATATTAACCTTTTTCgattttgtattttatgatCTTGCTCTTCTTTAAAGAAGCAAAATTCACTGTTGAATACCCATGAAAATGAAAGATTATGGCATGGACATCATTGCACAAGGACTgagaatgaaatgaaaagataTTAGAGATATTTACTTTGTTTCCTCTCTGTTATTGATTTGGCTGTAATGGACGACGAAAATAATTTTGCAGTGTCGAAACGGGAGTTCGAAAAGTAGAGTTCTATAATTAAACCAGCATTGTATCCTACATGGAGGAATAATTTATACGTGGCTTAAAGAGAACTGTACATGCACAGTTATTAAAGCCTGAGGAGCTGACCCAAAATCTTCTTTAGACtgggttttattttaaagatttggTTTCATTTTTACATTGACCTGATTAAATTAATGTGATTTTACAAGTTAGATTTTGTAGATGGATCTATTCAAGTCAAAatcaatacttttttaaaaaaaaatattaaaacaatattattttaaacaaatcataaaattaagttaaCTATTAACCCGACAACTCATATCCTAGACCAGGTAATATCTCAAAGTCGATTGGGCTGAGAAAATAATATACTCTAGAAAATGGaccgaggaaaaaaaaaaaaaagctttgccCCAGCAAAAATCATACCCTAAACTAGTGCAGATCTCAAGTCAATTGGGCCAAAAAAAATACCCTAGAAAACGGGCCGATGAAGAAAAAAGCATTGCCCCAGCAAAAACAAGCGATTGCCTATATTATTTTGCAGAAATCATTTTCCCCTGTGTcaatcaaaattcttttttgatTCTTAGTTTTTTACATTCGTGCTTAGTTAATAACGTTAGGAGGAAGGAAAAGTCGGACTGAATCTGACAATCACAGTAAGATACTAAACAAGTCCATCTCTTACCTGAAATATAAACAAGTTCAGTTCCTTGTATGAAAGAGTTAGAAGTTCATTGGTTTCCGGGGAGGATATAGCCGCGTATATATCTTCTTCACGGAGGCGTTCTTCTTATTTCTCTAATTTGTTGCCCTTTTTGCAATATTGGAGGAATCAGTTGATCATCATCTTGTACACTATTCTATTTGGAAGATTTGGCTCGGTTCTGTGAATGGTGGGTTTCAGATTTTGTGTGGTTCTGCTGATGGTATAATTAAATGTTCTAATCAAAAGGTTTATCCTCCTTGGATAAACCAGGGCCTGCTGGAATTGGCGGAGTATTGAGAGATGATGCTGATTTGTTTTGATCATATAGAGTACTGGTTTTCTGTCTTGTCTTTAATTCCATGGTATCTTGGTGTTGGGGTGTGTGTTTTCGAGTCCCTGCTGTTCTCTGTTCTTGTGTTccattcacttttttttttttttttttgtgctaatAATATTTGGtgtattgattttataaattaactatAAATCTAAAATGCGTGTGGGAATTTAACGTGAAAAATGAACTTATATCCCCTCACATTGTATTTCTGGCCGGCCAgttcacaagtttttttttatttttttttaatttgacccttaTTGATAAAATTATCGGTCAATTTATTTTGTCGTATGGTGTAATTGAAATATATGGGACCATAGTGAAAAACACGAGGGAATGAATGGCTTTAACAAAATTTGAGTGAGATGTTTACTGTAGTctccatattttttcatattataaatattagatccttttagttttcaaaatttaagagcaaaatcaattttaatgccaaactttatttttattatttttaaatttataatttaaaaaagatgagagaaaattatcaaaattcagCACTAGAAGGAGTAAATCTTTGTTAGCACCGATTCTATccataaaaatagttaatattaatgtcaaattgttttatttgatgagaGGAGTTTATATTAGATGTTTTACCATGAAATTccctagaaaaatatatttgagctaggtaagatttttaattttgggttttgagatgtttttttatgCTATTAATGGGTTTATCAAGTTACTTAAGATGTTTTCTAGGTATTATatgtaaaatacaaattgaaaaatcagATTTTGGATCGAAAACATTTCTCCCCTGATGAAATTAGACAATATCAGATAACGTGTCgtttgattaatttgttttaaaaaacaattagggcAGACATCCAccccatcaaatttttttaaaaaaaatttaagggtcCAACCACACGATCCTGCTCTTACAAGCATCAACGCGAGCCCTTACTAGATAGACTAAGCTTAACAACACCTagctttttcctccttttttaagaatattttttaattaatgctttttatatgtgttttttcaaaataattttaaaatttatatttaaattaatactcactctctcttttattttgttaatttagactcttttaaataacaattattttttagttattctatatgcatttaatttttttaagaaattttttaattcatctataatttttttatgttttatataaatgaaatttattttaagaaattaaaaatatttattttcagataatatttttaatatgtgtaactttacataatatttttttccttttattttatctaatcaTTTTCATGagttgtctatttttattattattcaattaaattaaaaattaatttttatgaataaatttattaaacataactTTATCAAAGATCTAGTTGCAATGTCAAATATTTTAGTCTATATCTaactcctaatttttttaattatcatctttatttattgttaatgaatttttagttatttactAAAACATATGattctgaatttattttattaaatatacatattttttttcattttattttttatataaaaaatacgttaaaaaactttttttttttttagaaaaaaaaaatcctacctCACGGCGTGTCAAACACACAAACCCACGCAGAACATCTTATAATACCCTGTAGAGATAGTACgggtaaaaaataatcataattagaTAAGGTTATTTGGCGATTCATTAAGTGATTTTACGAGCTAATTAACTAGCACTAACATcttttgtcaaaaatatttttctggtAAACCTAAGATTAGTTggcaaaaaaaatagttatcaAAGCAGTtatccaaattaaaaattttatccccAAAGTATTAAAATTCTTCTATTGGGTTTGCTATTAAAGATTTTCCAATTTTCAGACGGTACATGTCAagaattttacaaaaacatattattgtATAGCATATGCTATGCGATTTGTAACATAAATATCTACGAACTAGAGTttgtaaaactaaataaaaaaaatggttcgtCGTTTAATCTGGCGTATATCCtagtttttggaaaaaaatatttagttttcatttaaaaaatagcatgtacaaaattgaaaaatatgaaataattaaaaaaaatttaagaaaataaatatcccTCTTGCACTTCACAATCAAATAAGATTTTTCAAGCAACTAGAAAATTATCCTCTAGtgacatattaattaatttgtttgtttttcttacaGAGAATTAATTTAACCAACAATCCTATAGATTATATAATACACGATGCTTCCGAATTTGATGTCTTGAATCTGCCACTGCATATAGATCACGGCAAGATAATGGATCCATATCGAGTTAAATAACTTCGAATATCCTCCAAATATCTCCAAAACCATCTTTATTATTCGTTCAATTTCGATAGCAGCTCTGCAAAAGAAATTATGAGAAGTTAGTCactgtcattttctttttctccttttcctaCTAATCTTTAGAAATTAATATCCTCTACTAACTTCTTtccatgggaaaaaaaaaaaaaaaaaaactagttctcttttcattttttccctgCATCCTTTTGTAATTTATCAGTTTGTTCATAGGTTGACgtaatcaagaaaaaagagaaaattagaatctttaaagaagtttttacattttaatctcAGATAAAATACGTTATAATAACCCTTTTacaatattaaagaaatataaactAATTCAAAAGTTTGAAACATAAGGAAAACCTTTCTCTTTATCCAAATTAATGCTCTTACTATTGAGGGAGTGAATTTAAAAGTAGTAAGAATATTTCTCGTACAAAAGGGGGTGTTTTGGAGGACatttttgtgaaatattttattttttctatttagttttttgcACCTTTAAAAATTAGTATTGATTAAGTAATATTCCGGTAACATGTTTTTCAAGAGTATTTAAGCAACTGTAACATGTCATTAGTATTTGGAATAAATGTAAGAAAATTGaagcatataaattgaaataaatcttcgaaaaagtataaataatgataatttgTGTTTATCTCATCAAAGAACTTCTCCTTACCCCTGGTTTGATCTGGGAACATGTCAAATATGGTACTTGCTGCCTTCAAGAGTTTCTGCGAATTTACATAAGAAACAACATAAGAAACGCAGCTATATATGCGTGTGATTGTACAAATTAATGTAAAGAGAATGGAGAAATTACGAGGAAGTAAAAAATGATCAATTGCTCATACCAGCATAATGTCAATGTCAATGTCAACGTCTTCGCCTTGTTCTTTCACTACTGTGATTTTCCTACACATGTTCATAGTCTTCCTTGGTCAGTTGAGAATCTTAAATTAACGCGTGAAAGTTCTTAATcacctgagtttttttttctttaaaaaaaaaacttggaatttagagagggaaaaaaaatgcaaatagaGATAATGGGGCTATTTCATTTGCTCTCTTATGTTTGCTTGGACGGCCCATTTTATCTTGGCCATTGGAGCACAAATGGATCTCCATTTCTCGGCATTCTTTCCGACCCATCTTAAAACTATATCCGTGCTTATGAAGTGAAATCTCCTTCAAGATTACTAGTTCTGATCAGTTTACAAATCGATCTGCCGTTCCTTGAGACCATCGAGAAATTCAATTCAAACAATAAGATCCCTTCCTTCCAGATTAACTGGTACAGATTACCATCATACTAAAACATGgagtcaaaaaaatataatatttcaatcAAATTATTGCGCACCTGATCAAGTTTTTTTCGTCAAGCTCCTCGCATTCAAAGTAAGTGCAAAAACTGGTGAAGGGTATAACTTGATTGTCCCACTCTGAAAAGGAACAAAATAGTTTCACAGTTGAATCTAGCTTGCTACACAATCAAAAACCACGCACGCGCGCGCGTTCatatagatatagatatatttCCAAGAGGTCAAGGTAAAAGAAAAGCTGTTGTATCTAAATGGTAAAATCTaactattgaattgaatttgagtAATTGAAAAGAGCTTGTGGCCGTGGCGTTCACCTAGATGCAAGAAAGCAGTTGCAGCCTGCAATTCATTCTTACGCCCGCTTTCCATCTTGAAACGAATATTAGGCCCCATTGCCATCATTACCTTCCGAAGAAATTGTATGATACTCTGTACATGGCCAGCCTAAACTGTTAACATTCAGGGATGTTGTGATATATTGAAAGTCAAATAAAATAGATTGCGAGACTCGTTCTGACTCGATTCATTTAGGTCTATAGATACAAAATACAAGCTTAATTAGTGCCCATGATCAAGAgctaaagaaggaaagaaatgtTGCAGAGTAAATACAGCAGAATATTTACAACATAGTGAAAATCTTctgcatattaaaatattgaacCGTCGGTACTATAGTCGTTGTGAATTCCTTGATATACTTGCATTAAATTTCTACAATAAATCTTGACTGAGTATTTGAGGTAAAGATCTAGCACATTGTCACATCGAGAAAACGAACAGCTTGGAGAAAAGATGGAGTTGTACTAACCTGTTCTCCATCGAATGCAGTCTGAAAAATGAAGTCCTTAAACACGCAGTCAGACGAGAGAACATCCTCCAGTAATTGTTCGTCGGTTCTCGAATTGATGGCATAGAAGAACTTGTGGATCAGGATGTCAATATCATCAACGGAATCCGATGTGAAACCAGGTGCACAATCACCGCACCGCAGTTTCCAATGATCCTCTTTGTTCTTTGCTGCAACATTTAGTTGCCTCTTTGTTGCTAATGATTGTTGAGGAAATGTGAACTTGGGGATAGGAGAATGGACATTACTGGTGACTACTAGGTTGCTCAAATGCCTTGCATTAGCAATATTATTTGGCTGGACTGCAGAAAATTTGCTATTCAGGGTTTTTCTAAGACTAATGCCAGCACCTAAATTGTAATGAATCATAGATGCCATGACTCAGTGTAAGAAACTGAAGATGTACGACAAGCTCGGACAGATAGAGATATATATAGAGGGAAATGGAAgtaaatgtcatttttttaatcgcTTGATAGAGGGGCTTGGCATCTAGCCTCGCGGCATTCCAAGATTGCTAGTGAGGCAAAGCAGATGCTATTCCTTTCCTTTCGTCATGTGAAAATAGGTGTAATAGCAACGCAAACAGAGAAAGTCAAAGATTAGCATGTATCATGATTGTACAATTAGGGTGCGTTTGGTGAGTACATACAACACGAGATGAAATCAGAATTGCtttttataaatcatattcCTTGCGTACACCAAGGTCCAAACAATAGGGAAACGATGATGCCATTCTCTAAGTTTACAACACCACTTTCTATTACAAGCTTTGTGAGGGTAATGAGCTTAATATACACTGGTGAAGTGATGTTATAATGGGGGACAAGATGTTACTCGGAATCTCTTTTTCACAACGTGTAAAATCACCTTGACAAAGggtgaaaagaagaagaagaagaagaagcaccaTCCATCTTTCTGTAAGAACAACCGGGGACCCAAGGCCTGAATCTCGCACTAGAAAAAGAAGCTAGCAGCCACGATTAATTTGGTTTAAACAGGCACAGGAGTAGTTAAGCCCATAAGGATTTAGTTTCTGGGCTTAGGGCGTGCTGCCTTCTAATCTTATCTTTGATATTTGATATATTCAAGTTGTGGATTCTACACAAATATTTGTTAGAACTTCCAGAGAGCAGAAAACAAATAAGTATAGTGATACAAGGCCAAGAGTCGAAAATGTAAGTAGATACGCTGAAAACAAGTTATAGTTGACGAAAACGTCTGTACTGTTGCAACTGCCTTGATCTGTGTTTTAGATCAACTGAAGTTCCCTGACAGCCGCCAGCTCTGGAAGAACTCCTTCTGATTGATCTTTTAACTGTTATTACTTCCATGTGTTTTGTGAGTATTACAACTTGTATCGTGGCCCGCATGTATAACACCAAGAGATTGTAGCTCTGTTTTttatccaacaaaaaaaaattgtttgcttAGTTAAATAGCTCCTGTTTTTTGTATTCTATCCAATGcaaaattgctttttaaattttggttttgcagaaactaaaaatcagcaaaattaaacacaaaacaaaatagtttttttttttaaaaaaaaacctttatccAAAAACAACTTGCAAAATTCATagtttaaataatgaaattgagataaattaataaaaaaaatacaaaggtaaccacaaaacaattattttaaacgATGTAGatgataaaatcacaaaatataatgaggaaaaaaaattcataaccatattaatacttaaaacttgtgatctatgtcattaaattaaaaggattaCAAATGAAAAAACCTTGAAGCTCAATcccaaataaatcaaacattgaAGGATGCATTTAGGAAAAAaccaatcacataaaaaaaaattaattaaaaaataagggtggaaaccaaaataaaaaatagatttgagggcatttaaaaatttaattgcaaggttaaacagaaagaaaaaaaaaattaacaaaaggaaaaaaaaacaaattaaaagaatgaaggataaattaaaaaaaacaacataaattttgattaaaggatgaaatggaatactaataaaaatttaacaaaagatcCATGggtaaaaaagataaataaaaagaataaggaccgaattgacaaaaataatatatgacaaattgtaatttaaaaactaaattgaaaacataattttttttctaaaaaggtcaaagatgaaaataagcaataaaaaatataagtactgaaattgaaaaaccaaaaaaaaaaaaaaagacaaaaatacactttaaccataagagagagaaaagtaggaagaagaaagaagaaatgacCACCATTGACAAATCATCGGACCACCACCGACACGCTCCACACTAGGAGAAAGAGCACATGACGGCGCTTCAGGTGACACTGTAAAAGGTTATTTTTGAACAAATGATAGCATTGCACGCACCGTCAAAAAAGCGTGGATGCCACCAACAC from Populus alba chromosome 14, ASM523922v2, whole genome shotgun sequence includes:
- the LOC118031008 gene encoding dof zinc finger protein DOF1.2, with amino-acid sequence MYSASDQMMFQCPPRPLPMERKWKSNIEVAPNCPRCASPNTKFCYYNNYSLSQPRYFCKGCRRYWTKGGSLRNVPVGGGCRKYRRARSSKISQNERAADYSRANETLACSSNKDSVAQQDGANGSDIDLAAVFSKFLNQDLSYGPEFIGEELRDEGSELVNISNSSTPISDSYQNDPMMESLKRSDLAQESNLPEGRSQVLVGENQQIEEERFQELIERQDMNAFGLQNLLIDEIVQDALWSDDATLPNVPNWQPMVQLQDFDSFSVDDRLKISANFTSDNNWSSFDLSGFEVFPRP
- the LOC118030922 gene encoding uncharacterized protein, with translation MASMIHYNLGAGISLRKTLNSKFSAVQPNNIANARHLSNLVVTSNVHSPIPKFTFPQQSLATKRQLNVAAKNKEDHWKLRCGDCAPGFTSDSVDDIDILIHKFFYAINSRTDEQLLEDVLSSDCVFKDFIFQTAFDGEQSIIQFLRKVMMAMGPNIRFKMESGRKNELQAATAFLHLEWDNQVIPFTSFCTYFECEELDEKNLIRKITVVKEQGEDVDIDIDIMLKLLKAASTIFDMFPDQTRELLSKLNE